A genomic segment from Micromonospora echinaurantiaca encodes:
- the paaE gene encoding 1,2-phenylacetyl-CoA epoxidase subunit PaaE → MTVTITRPVRRRPVFHPLPVAAVDRLTDDAVAITFAVPEELRETFAFRAGQHLTVRRAGEAGEDVRRSYSICSTPDDLARHGRLRIGVREIPGGAFSAFACGALRGGDTVEVLPPLGHFTSAFDPGRVRRYGAVVAGSGITPVLALVATALAVEPASTFTLVYGNRTANTVMFAEELADLKDRYPTRLHLVHVLSREQGESPLLSGRIDADRLGRLLDTVVPGDAIEEWFLCGPYGLVVDAKAVLTGRGLPESAVHTELFHVDAPPEPPRRADDGPGTGTGTEVTIMLDGRSSNFTMGRHERVLDAALKVRGELPYACKGGVCSTCKAKVVDGEVTMARNYALEPDEVAAGYVLTCQSSPTTDTLTVDYDA, encoded by the coding sequence GTGACTGTCACCATCACCCGCCCGGTCCGCCGCCGGCCGGTCTTCCACCCGCTGCCGGTCGCCGCCGTCGACCGGCTCACCGACGACGCCGTGGCGATCACGTTCGCCGTGCCGGAGGAACTCCGGGAGACCTTCGCGTTCCGGGCCGGCCAGCACCTGACCGTACGCCGCGCCGGCGAGGCCGGCGAGGACGTGCGCCGGTCGTACTCGATCTGCTCCACGCCGGACGACCTGGCCCGGCACGGCCGGCTGCGGATCGGGGTGCGGGAGATCCCCGGCGGCGCGTTCTCCGCGTTCGCCTGCGGCGCGCTGCGCGGCGGCGACACCGTCGAGGTGCTGCCGCCGCTGGGGCACTTCACCTCGGCGTTCGACCCGGGCCGGGTCCGCCGCTACGGCGCGGTGGTCGCCGGCTCCGGGATCACCCCGGTGCTCGCGCTGGTCGCGACCGCGCTCGCCGTCGAGCCGGCCAGCACCTTCACCCTGGTGTACGGCAACCGCACGGCGAACACGGTGATGTTCGCCGAGGAGTTGGCCGACCTGAAGGACCGCTACCCGACCCGGCTGCACCTGGTGCACGTGCTCTCCCGGGAGCAGGGCGAGTCGCCGCTGCTCTCCGGCCGGATCGACGCCGACCGGCTGGGCCGGCTGCTGGACACCGTGGTGCCCGGCGACGCCATCGAGGAGTGGTTCCTTTGCGGCCCGTACGGCCTGGTGGTGGACGCGAAGGCGGTGCTGACCGGGCGCGGCCTGCCGGAGTCGGCGGTGCACACCGAGCTGTTCCACGTCGACGCGCCGCCGGAGCCGCCGCGCCGGGCCGACGACGGGCCGGGCACCGGCACCGGCACCGAGGTGACCATCATGCTGGACGGCCGTTCGTCGAACTTCACCATGGGTCGCCACGAGCGGGTGCTGGACGCGGCGCTGAAGGTGCGCGGCGAGCTGCCGTACGCCTGCAAGGGCGGGGTCTGCTCGACCTGCAAGGCGAAGGTCGTCGACGGCGAGGTGACGATGGCCCGCAACTACGCCCTGGAGCCCGACGAGGTGGCCGCCGGCTACGTCCTCACCTGCCAGTCCAGCCCCACCACCGACACCCTCACGGTGGACTACGACGCATGA
- the mqnC gene encoding cyclic dehypoxanthinyl futalosine synthase, translating into MTVSREIDDILQRGADGGRITPEEALLLYTEAPFHALGEAADAVRRRRYPDNIVTYLIDRNINYTNVCVTACKFCAFYRAPKHKEGWTHPTEEILRRCGEAVELGATQVMLQGGHHPDYGVEYYEELFSSVKRAYPQLAIHSIGPSEILHMAKVSGVSLDEAISRIKAAGLDSIAGAGAEMLPERPRKAIAPLKESGERWLEVMELAHRQGLESTATMMMGTGETNAERIEHLRMIRDVQDRTGGFRAFIPWTYQPENNHLKGRTQATTLEYLRLVAVSRLFFETVPHLQASWLTTGKDVGQLALHMGVDDLGSIMLEENVISSAGARHRSNLHGLIGMIRAADRIPAQRDTLYNRLAVHWTPADDPTDERVVSHFSSIALPGGGAGRQLPLVDAR; encoded by the coding sequence GTGACGGTGAGCCGGGAGATCGACGACATCCTGCAGCGCGGCGCGGACGGCGGGCGGATCACGCCCGAGGAGGCCCTGCTGCTCTACACCGAGGCGCCCTTCCACGCTCTGGGCGAGGCGGCCGACGCGGTACGCCGGCGGCGCTACCCGGACAACATCGTCACGTACCTGATCGACCGCAACATCAACTACACCAACGTCTGCGTGACCGCGTGCAAGTTCTGCGCGTTCTACCGGGCGCCGAAGCACAAGGAGGGGTGGACCCACCCCACCGAGGAGATCCTCCGCCGCTGCGGCGAGGCGGTCGAGCTGGGCGCCACCCAGGTCATGCTCCAGGGCGGGCACCACCCGGACTACGGCGTGGAGTACTACGAGGAGCTCTTCTCCTCGGTCAAGCGGGCGTACCCGCAGCTCGCCATCCACTCGATCGGCCCGAGCGAGATCCTGCACATGGCCAAGGTCTCCGGCGTCAGCCTGGACGAGGCGATCTCCCGGATCAAGGCGGCCGGCCTGGACTCGATCGCCGGCGCCGGCGCGGAGATGCTGCCCGAGCGGCCGCGCAAGGCGATCGCCCCGCTCAAGGAGTCCGGCGAGCGCTGGCTGGAGGTCATGGAGCTGGCCCACCGGCAGGGCCTGGAGTCGACCGCGACCATGATGATGGGCACCGGCGAGACGAACGCCGAGCGGATCGAGCACCTGCGCATGATCCGCGACGTGCAGGACCGCACCGGCGGCTTCCGGGCGTTCATCCCGTGGACGTACCAGCCGGAGAACAACCACCTCAAGGGCCGGACCCAGGCCACCACTCTGGAGTACCTGCGGCTGGTCGCGGTGTCCCGGCTCTTCTTCGAGACCGTGCCGCACCTGCAGGCGTCCTGGCTGACCACCGGCAAGGACGTCGGCCAGCTCGCCCTGCACATGGGCGTGGACGACCTGGGGTCGATCATGCTGGAGGAGAACGTCATCTCCTCCGCCGGTGCCCGGCACCGGTCCAACCTGCACGGGCTGATCGGCATGATCCGGGCGGCGGACCGGATCCCGGCCCAGCGGGACACCCTCTACAACCGGCTCGCGGTGCACTGGACCCCGGCCGACGACCCGACCGACGAGCGGGTGGTCTCGCACTTCTCCTCGATCGCCCTGCCGGGCGGCGGGGCGGGCCGGCAGTTGCCGCTGGTCGACGCCCGCTGA
- a CDS encoding cell wall anchor protein, which yields MIFRNLARLGAAALLTSGAFAALGAPAYAEDTGTDLSIDVAGTRLAAGTTDKLGSIKLTNRGEDTPTGVKINIDVTQLDLDKVTLAPFAEEKCAETESAGRRVWECAIHDFAVPEPGTTSDLPLVVFRAAEGLKEAYSAPVTFTVVAPGDINSENDSKTVQIELTTENGVDLEVWAPDVDSQVAWEPGGEPELLKHTLNPGDETIVFAAFGNQGDMIADGLDFVASLPEGVTFSERLKGCEVSADRRRATCAAGTTRLMPGKTVYGVFAVKVAADVPAPVLLSGGTVSATSRGALPVTDKSLARAAGGELPPFLTTKIDVAEDIDPSDDSDDFTVKVAAVTGGGGGGDGGLPVTGAQAGLIGGVGVAVLAVGGTLFVLARRRRVVLVTPNDERPAA from the coding sequence ATGATCTTCCGTAACCTGGCACGGCTCGGGGCCGCCGCCCTGCTCACCTCGGGTGCGTTCGCCGCGCTCGGCGCTCCCGCGTACGCCGAGGACACCGGCACCGACCTGTCGATCGACGTCGCCGGCACCCGCCTCGCCGCGGGCACCACCGACAAGCTCGGCTCCATCAAGCTCACCAACAGGGGCGAGGACACCCCGACCGGCGTCAAGATCAACATCGACGTCACGCAGCTCGACCTGGACAAGGTGACGCTCGCTCCGTTCGCCGAGGAGAAGTGTGCGGAGACCGAGTCCGCCGGCCGGCGGGTCTGGGAGTGCGCCATCCACGACTTCGCCGTCCCGGAGCCCGGCACCACGTCCGACCTGCCGCTGGTCGTGTTCCGCGCCGCCGAGGGGCTGAAGGAGGCGTACTCGGCGCCCGTCACGTTCACCGTGGTGGCACCGGGCGACATCAACTCCGAGAACGACTCCAAGACCGTCCAGATCGAACTCACCACCGAGAACGGCGTCGACCTGGAGGTGTGGGCCCCGGACGTCGATTCCCAGGTGGCCTGGGAGCCCGGCGGCGAGCCGGAGTTGCTGAAGCACACGCTCAACCCGGGTGACGAGACCATCGTCTTCGCGGCCTTCGGCAACCAGGGCGACATGATCGCCGACGGCCTCGACTTCGTCGCGTCCCTGCCGGAGGGGGTCACCTTCAGCGAGCGTCTGAAGGGGTGCGAGGTGAGTGCCGACCGGCGCCGGGCGACCTGCGCGGCGGGCACCACCCGGCTGATGCCGGGCAAGACGGTGTACGGCGTCTTCGCGGTGAAGGTCGCCGCTGACGTGCCGGCGCCGGTGCTGCTGTCCGGTGGCACCGTGTCGGCCACCTCCCGTGGCGCCCTGCCGGTGACCGACAAGAGCCTGGCCCGGGCGGCCGGCGGCGAGCTGCCGCCGTTCCTGACCACGAAGATCGACGTCGCCGAGGACATCGACCCGAGCGACGACAGCGACGACTTCACGGTGAAGGTGGCCGCCGTGACCGGCGGCGGGGGCGGTGGCGACGGCGGCCTGCCCGTCACCGGTGCGCAGGCCGGTCTGATCGGTGGCGTCGGCGTGGCGGTGCTGGCTGTCGGTGGCACACTGTTCGTGCTGGCGCGGCGTCGTCGGGTGGTCCTGGTGACCCCGAACGACGAGCGGCCGGCCGCCTGA
- a CDS encoding cell wall anchor protein, protein MTPFHRSALARAGVAALLAVGGVTVAAAPAHAADTAELQLIPLSYELAKGVKEAKAKPFKFQVANTSTVDAEDVRVLVDTKGLNPKKPKVGVVVPEGCEVEGSTFSCLLGDLTAGTTEDFGIPIFSTGGRGAAGTLKVTISAANAEGDSVDHDITVAKPGYDLTTWVQDVYADVQVDGDEAGETGLKPVRPGDTAPLDWAVFNDGSRKATGIAYGITLPADVTFAELPEGCVEQTLGGLAQAYCEDSGVVLKPGQYYTADVRVKVGAGVTEPVLRPGFLFASGLDAAEGAPEEAPRIASGTQRKAFTETDQGDNIAQFDVFVDLTAGPTPTPTPTGGPTASPTPGTGGDGGGLPVTGVQAGLIGGIGAAVLLAGGALLLISRRRRVVLVAPGDEKSTD, encoded by the coding sequence ATGACACCGTTCCACCGTTCCGCGCTGGCCCGCGCGGGCGTCGCAGCCCTGCTCGCGGTCGGCGGCGTGACCGTCGCGGCCGCCCCGGCCCACGCCGCCGACACCGCGGAGCTCCAGCTGATCCCGCTCAGCTACGAGCTGGCCAAGGGCGTCAAGGAGGCCAAGGCCAAGCCGTTCAAGTTCCAGGTCGCCAACACCAGCACGGTGGACGCCGAGGACGTCCGCGTCCTGGTGGACACCAAGGGCCTCAACCCGAAGAAGCCCAAGGTCGGCGTGGTGGTGCCCGAGGGCTGCGAGGTCGAGGGCAGCACGTTCAGCTGCCTGCTGGGCGACCTGACGGCCGGCACCACCGAGGACTTCGGCATCCCGATCTTCTCCACCGGCGGGCGCGGCGCCGCCGGCACGTTGAAGGTCACCATCAGCGCGGCCAACGCGGAGGGCGACAGCGTCGACCACGACATCACCGTCGCCAAGCCCGGCTACGACCTCACCACCTGGGTGCAGGACGTCTACGCCGACGTGCAGGTGGACGGCGACGAGGCCGGCGAGACCGGGCTCAAGCCGGTCCGGCCGGGTGACACCGCGCCGCTGGACTGGGCGGTCTTCAACGACGGCAGCCGCAAGGCGACCGGGATCGCGTACGGCATCACGCTGCCGGCCGATGTGACCTTCGCCGAACTGCCGGAGGGCTGCGTCGAGCAGACGCTGGGTGGCCTCGCCCAGGCGTACTGCGAGGACTCCGGCGTGGTGTTGAAGCCGGGCCAGTACTACACCGCCGACGTGCGGGTGAAGGTCGGCGCGGGCGTGACCGAGCCGGTGCTGCGCCCCGGCTTCCTCTTCGCCTCCGGTCTGGACGCCGCCGAGGGCGCGCCGGAGGAGGCGCCGCGGATCGCCAGCGGGACGCAGCGCAAGGCCTTCACCGAGACCGACCAGGGTGACAACATCGCCCAGTTCGACGTGTTCGTCGACCTGACGGCGGGGCCGACCCCGACCCCGACCCCGACCGGTGGGCCGACGGCCTCCCCGACGCCGGGCACCGGTGGTGACGGCGGTGGCCTGCCAGTGACCGGTGTGCAGGCCGGCCTGATCGGCGGGATCGGCGCGGCCGTCCTGCTGGCCGGTGGCGCGCTGCTGCTGATCTCCCGGCGGCGCCGGGTGGTCCTGGTGGCCCCGGGCGACGAGAAGTCGACCGACTGA
- a CDS encoding demethylmenaquinone methyltransferase, whose protein sequence is MSRTPQGQRASLDKQPHEVAAMFDGVAARYDLTNTVLSFGQDRFWRRATREALGLRPGERVLDVGAGTGVSTEELAQSGAYAVGADLSLGMLYAGKRRRPLVPLVAGDALRLPFADASFDAVTISFALRNVVDTEAALRELARVTRPGGRLVVCEFSRPVNPAFRTVYLSYLMRSLPAVARAVSSNPDAYVYLAESIQAWPDQAGLAARIGAAGWGKVAWRNLTGGIVALHRGIRP, encoded by the coding sequence GTGAGCCGTACCCCCCAGGGCCAGCGCGCCAGCCTGGACAAGCAGCCGCACGAGGTCGCCGCGATGTTCGACGGCGTGGCCGCGCGTTACGACCTGACCAACACCGTCCTTTCGTTCGGCCAGGACCGGTTCTGGCGGCGGGCGACCCGGGAGGCGCTCGGGCTGCGCCCCGGTGAGCGGGTGCTGGACGTCGGCGCCGGCACCGGCGTCTCCACCGAGGAGCTGGCCCAGTCCGGGGCGTACGCGGTCGGCGCCGACCTGTCGCTCGGCATGCTGTACGCCGGCAAGCGCCGCCGCCCGCTGGTGCCGCTGGTGGCCGGGGACGCGCTGCGGCTGCCCTTCGCCGACGCCAGCTTCGACGCGGTGACCATCTCCTTCGCGCTGCGCAACGTGGTGGACACCGAGGCGGCGCTGCGCGAGCTGGCCCGGGTGACCCGGCCCGGCGGGCGGCTGGTGGTCTGCGAGTTCAGCCGGCCGGTCAACCCCGCGTTCCGCACGGTCTACCTGTCGTACCTGATGCGGTCGCTGCCGGCGGTGGCCCGCGCGGTCTCCAGCAACCCGGACGCGTACGTCTACCTTGCCGAGTCGATCCAGGCCTGGCCCGACCAGGCCGGGCTGGCGGCGCGGATCGGCGCGGCCGGCTGGGGCAAGGTGGCCTGGCGCAACCTGACCGGTGGCATCGTCGCCCTGCACCGCGGCATCCGCCCCTGA
- a CDS encoding geranylgeranyl reductase family protein produces the protein MTAVEHDADVIVVGAGPGGSATAYHLARHGVRVLLLEKTEFPREKVCGDGLTPRAVRQLVRMGVDTSEEAGWLHNRGLRVIGGGVRLELDWPDLASFPNYGLVRTRLDFDDLLAQRAVAAGAKLRTSVNVTGPVLDPDGRVIGVEAEVGPDKAPATFHAPLVVAADGVSGRFPLALGLAKREDRPIGVAVRRYYRCPAKHDDNYLESWLELRSKDSGDNLLPGYGWIFGLGDGRVNVGLGVLNSSSAFGKTNYRRLLTDWLANTPADWGMTDESNAEGPILGAALPMGFNRVPHYTRGVMLVGDSGGMVNPFNGEGIAYAMESGELAAEIAVQALARPAGAERERALTAYSTELKARFGGYYRLGGIFVKLIGRPEIMRMATRHGMPHPMLMRFVLKLLANLTDPRGGDAMDRVINAMTKVAPAV, from the coding sequence ATGACCGCGGTGGAGCACGACGCCGACGTCATCGTCGTGGGCGCCGGTCCCGGTGGGTCGGCGACCGCGTACCACCTGGCTCGGCACGGCGTACGGGTGCTGCTGCTGGAGAAGACCGAGTTTCCCCGGGAGAAGGTCTGCGGAGACGGGCTGACGCCGCGCGCGGTGCGGCAGTTGGTCCGGATGGGCGTGGACACCTCGGAGGAGGCCGGCTGGCTGCACAACCGGGGACTGCGGGTGATCGGCGGCGGGGTCCGGCTGGAGCTGGACTGGCCCGACCTGGCGAGCTTCCCCAACTACGGGCTGGTGCGCACCCGGCTCGACTTCGACGACCTGCTCGCCCAGCGGGCGGTCGCCGCCGGCGCCAAGCTGCGCACCAGCGTGAACGTCACCGGCCCGGTGCTCGACCCGGACGGCCGGGTGATCGGCGTCGAGGCGGAGGTGGGCCCGGACAAGGCCCCCGCGACCTTCCACGCGCCGCTGGTGGTCGCGGCCGACGGCGTCTCCGGCCGCTTCCCACTCGCCCTCGGGCTGGCCAAGCGGGAGGACCGGCCGATCGGGGTCGCGGTGCGCCGCTACTACCGCTGCCCGGCCAAGCACGACGACAACTACCTGGAGTCCTGGCTGGAGCTGCGCAGCAAGGACAGCGGCGACAACCTGCTGCCCGGGTACGGCTGGATCTTCGGCCTCGGTGACGGCCGGGTCAACGTCGGCCTCGGCGTGCTCAACTCCTCGTCCGCCTTCGGCAAGACCAACTACCGGCGGCTGCTGACCGACTGGCTGGCGAACACCCCGGCCGACTGGGGCATGACCGACGAGTCCAACGCGGAGGGTCCGATCCTCGGCGCGGCGCTGCCGATGGGCTTCAACCGGGTGCCGCACTACACCCGCGGGGTGATGCTGGTCGGCGACTCCGGCGGCATGGTCAACCCGTTCAACGGCGAGGGCATCGCGTACGCGATGGAGTCCGGCGAGCTGGCCGCGGAGATCGCGGTGCAGGCCCTGGCCCGGCCGGCGGGCGCCGAGCGGGAGCGGGCGCTGACCGCGTACTCGACCGAGCTCAAGGCGCGGTTCGGTGGCTACTACCGGCTCGGCGGCATCTTCGTGAAGCTGATCGGCCGTCCGGAGATCATGCGGATGGCCACCCGGCACGGCATGCCGCACCCGATGCTGATGCGCTTCGTCCTCAAGCTGCTGGCCAACCTGACCGACCCGCGCGGCGGGGACGCGATGGACCGGGTCATCAACGCGATGACGAAGGTGGCTCCGGCCGTGTGA
- a CDS encoding NADH-quinone oxidoreductase subunit A has product MTLSPYAPIIGLFAIAAAFALFSVAAARFAGPRRYNKAKLEAYECGIEPSPQPVGGGRFPIKFYLTAMLFIVFDIEIIFLYPWAVSFDALPIFGFVEMVLFIVAVFVAYAYVWRRGGLDWD; this is encoded by the coding sequence ATGACGCTCTCCCCTTACGCACCGATCATCGGGCTGTTCGCCATCGCCGCGGCGTTCGCGCTGTTCTCCGTGGCGGCCGCCCGCTTCGCCGGCCCCCGGCGCTACAACAAGGCCAAGCTCGAGGCGTACGAGTGCGGCATCGAGCCCAGCCCCCAGCCGGTCGGCGGTGGGCGGTTCCCGATCAAGTTCTACCTGACGGCGATGCTCTTCATCGTCTTCGACATCGAGATCATCTTCCTCTATCCCTGGGCGGTCTCGTTCGACGCCCTGCCGATCTTCGGCTTCGTGGAGATGGTCCTGTTCATCGTCGCGGTCTTCGTCGCGTACGCCTACGTGTGGCGGCGCGGCGGCCTGGACTGGGACTGA
- a CDS encoding NuoB/complex I 20 kDa subunit family protein produces MGIEEKLPAGVLLTSVEKLVNWSRKTSVWGATFGLACCAIEMMAAGGPHYDMGRWGMEVFRASPRQADLMIVAGRVSQKMAPVLRQIYDQMAEPRWVISMGVCASSGGMFNNYAIVQGVDHIVPVDMYLPGCPPRPEMLIDAVLKLREKIMHEPLGPNGRKMLEARKARGDVPVVPYGSMPSSYRSDKARRAEWTQAVREGREEQLRIENWMKAQNHLQHGGSR; encoded by the coding sequence ATGGGTATCGAGGAGAAGCTTCCCGCCGGTGTCCTGCTCACCTCGGTGGAGAAGCTGGTCAACTGGTCGCGGAAGACGTCGGTCTGGGGTGCCACCTTCGGCTTGGCGTGCTGTGCGATCGAGATGATGGCGGCCGGCGGCCCGCACTACGACATGGGCCGCTGGGGTATGGAGGTCTTCCGCGCCTCGCCGCGGCAGGCCGACCTGATGATCGTGGCCGGCCGGGTGAGCCAGAAGATGGCCCCGGTGCTGCGCCAGATCTACGACCAGATGGCCGAGCCCCGCTGGGTCATCTCCATGGGCGTCTGCGCCAGCAGCGGTGGCATGTTCAACAACTACGCCATCGTGCAGGGCGTCGACCACATCGTCCCGGTCGACATGTACCTCCCCGGCTGCCCGCCCCGGCCCGAGATGCTCATCGACGCGGTGCTCAAGCTGCGCGAGAAGATCATGCATGAGCCGCTCGGCCCGAACGGCCGCAAGATGCTGGAGGCGCGCAAGGCCCGCGGTGACGTCCCGGTCGTCCCGTACGGCTCGATGCCCTCGTCGTACCGCAGCGACAAGGCCCGGCGGGCCGAGTGGACGCAGGCCGTCCGTGAGGGTCGCGAGGAGCAGCTGCGGATCGAGAACTGGATGAAGGCCCAGAACCACCTGCAGCACGGAGGGTCGCGGTGA
- a CDS encoding NADH-quinone oxidoreductase subunit C, producing MTAPNDGGVPVPVTPAGATSGAPAEYPPASPAGRGMFGNQGTGDVSGYGGLIRPRRAIEDSPRPYGGYFDEVRDALEEAYPAFADAIEKVVVDRGELTLHVRPERIAEVCQVMRDDLALRFELCSSVSGVDYLGADARRLHVVYQLTSMTYRRTVRLEAAVSAEDPHLPSVTAIYPTADWQEREAYDMFGIVFDGHPNLTRILMPDDWEGHPQRKDYPLGGVPVEYKGAEIPPPDRRRSYQ from the coding sequence GTGACCGCACCCAACGACGGCGGCGTACCGGTACCGGTCACGCCGGCCGGCGCCACCAGCGGGGCGCCGGCGGAGTACCCGCCGGCCAGCCCGGCCGGTCGCGGCATGTTCGGCAACCAGGGCACCGGCGACGTGTCCGGCTACGGCGGCCTGATCCGCCCGCGCCGCGCGATCGAGGACTCGCCCCGGCCGTACGGCGGCTACTTCGACGAGGTGCGCGACGCGCTGGAGGAGGCGTATCCGGCCTTCGCCGACGCGATCGAGAAGGTCGTGGTCGACCGGGGTGAGCTGACCCTGCACGTACGCCCCGAGCGGATCGCCGAGGTCTGCCAGGTGATGCGCGACGACCTCGCGCTCCGCTTCGAGCTCTGCTCGTCGGTGTCCGGGGTGGACTACCTCGGGGCCGACGCCCGCCGGCTGCACGTCGTCTACCAGCTCACCTCGATGACCTACCGCCGCACGGTGCGGCTGGAGGCCGCGGTTTCCGCCGAGGACCCGCACCTGCCCAGCGTCACCGCGATCTACCCGACCGCGGACTGGCAGGAGCGCGAGGCGTACGACATGTTCGGCATCGTCTTCGACGGCCACCCCAACCTGACCCGGATCCTGATGCCGGACGACTGGGAGGGGCACCCGCAGCGCAAGGACTACCCGCTCGGCGGCGTGCCGGTGGAGTACAAGGGCGCCGAGATTCCGCCGCCGGACCGGAGGAGGTCGTACCAGTGA
- a CDS encoding NADH-quinone oxidoreductase subunit D, translated as MSTSNYATERETAEGKVFTVTGGDWDNVVSGTDPINDERIVVNMGPQHPSTHGVLRLILELEGETVREARSVVGYLHTGIEKNLEYRNWVQGSTFVTRMDYLSPIFNETAYALAVEKLLGITEQITERANTIRVLMMELNRISSHLVWVATTAMELGAINMMLYGFREREHILEIFEIITGLRMNHAYVRPGGVAQDVPDEAIVKIREFLKLMPKRLKEYENLLSGQPIWLERTKNVAVLDVTGCLALGVTGPVLRSAGLAWDLRKTMPYCGYETYEFDVPTHTDGDVWGRYLVRLAEIRESLKLVEQALDRLKPGPVMVADKKIAWPAQLAIGVDGMGNSLEHVAKIMGQSMESLIHHFKLVTEGFRVPPGQVYVGIESPRGELGVHAVSDGGTRPYRVHYREPSFVNLQALPAMAEGGLIADVIAGGASLDPVMGGCDR; from the coding sequence GTGAGCACGTCCAACTACGCGACCGAGCGGGAGACCGCCGAGGGCAAGGTCTTCACCGTCACCGGTGGGGACTGGGACAACGTGGTCTCCGGCACCGACCCGATCAACGACGAGCGGATCGTCGTCAACATGGGTCCGCAGCACCCGTCCACGCACGGCGTGCTCCGGCTGATCCTCGAACTCGAGGGTGAGACGGTCCGCGAGGCTCGCTCGGTGGTCGGCTACCTGCACACCGGCATCGAGAAGAACCTCGAGTACCGCAACTGGGTCCAGGGCAGCACCTTCGTGACCCGGATGGACTACCTCTCCCCGATCTTCAACGAGACGGCGTACGCGCTGGCGGTGGAGAAGCTGCTCGGGATCACCGAGCAGATCACCGAGCGGGCGAACACCATCCGGGTCCTCATGATGGAGCTGAACCGGATCTCCTCGCACCTGGTCTGGGTGGCCACCACCGCCATGGAGCTGGGCGCGATCAACATGATGCTCTACGGCTTCCGGGAGCGGGAGCACATCCTCGAGATCTTCGAGATCATCACCGGCCTGCGGATGAACCACGCGTACGTCCGGCCGGGCGGCGTGGCACAGGACGTGCCGGACGAGGCGATCGTCAAGATCCGCGAGTTCCTGAAGCTGATGCCGAAGCGGCTCAAGGAGTACGAGAACCTCCTCTCCGGCCAGCCGATCTGGCTCGAGCGGACGAAGAACGTCGCGGTGCTCGACGTGACCGGCTGCCTCGCGCTCGGCGTGACCGGCCCGGTGCTGCGCTCCGCCGGCCTCGCCTGGGACCTGCGCAAGACCATGCCGTACTGCGGCTACGAGACGTACGAGTTCGACGTCCCGACCCACACCGACGGCGACGTGTGGGGCCGCTACCTGGTCCGGCTGGCCGAGATCCGGGAGTCGCTCAAGCTGGTCGAGCAGGCGCTGGACCGGCTCAAGCCGGGCCCGGTGATGGTGGCCGACAAGAAGATCGCCTGGCCGGCGCAGCTCGCCATCGGCGTCGACGGCATGGGCAACTCGCTCGAGCACGTCGCGAAGATCATGGGTCAGTCCATGGAGTCGCTGATCCACCACTTCAAGCTCGTCACCGAAGGCTTCCGGGTGCCGCCGGGCCAGGTCTACGTGGGCATCGAGTCGCCCCGTGGCGAACTGGGCGTGCACGCGGTCTCCGACGGTGGCACCCGGCCGTACCGGGTGCACTACCGGGAGCCGAGCTTCGTCAACCTCCAGGCCCTCCCGGCCATGGCCGAGGGCGGCCTGATCGCCGACGTGATCGCCGGCGGCGCCTCGCTGGACCCCGTGATGGGTGGTTGTGACCGATGA